A genomic window from Brassica oleracea var. oleracea cultivar TO1000 chromosome C8, BOL, whole genome shotgun sequence includes:
- the LOC106311524 gene encoding probable ferric reduction oxidase 1 isoform X1, translating to MGLGEMSKDVTMKVTIKLLAMAILGGTMVIWIMMPTSTYKKIWLTSMRAKLGKTTTFGKPGVNLLVYMFPMILLAFLGCIYLHLKKKTSVDQFHSVLERKKRDKFGALRKPLLVKGPLGIVTVTEVMFLTMFMTLLLWSLTNYFYYTFVTITPQSAAVHGDKIKLKRWEARLDSISVRLGVAGNICLAFLFYPVARGSSLLAAVGLTSESSIKYHIWLGHLVMTLVTSHGVCYVIYWISTNQVYQMLEWDRTAISNLAGEIALVAGLLMWATTFSAIRRRIFEVFYYTHHLYIIFMLFFVFHVGISYSLISLPGFYIFIVDRFLRLIQSHNNVKLVSARVLPCDTVELTFSKNPMLMYSPTSILFVNIPSISKLQWHPFTITSSSKLEPEKLSVMIKGQGKWSTKLYQMLSSSDQIDRLTVSVEGPYGPTSTDFLRHDSLVMVSGGSGITPFISIIRDLIYLSSTSTCQIPKMTLICAFKHSSDLSMLDLILPISSEISSFLDIQIKAFVTRETESTHNKNIIKPLCFKPYVSDNPISPILGPNSWLCLATILSSSFMIFIIIIGIITRYHIYPIDQGLNKYTSAYKSIIYLLAISVSVVATSSIVVFSNKKQYCTKNDQVVEGLSPLVTESSPQQLLSQSTSIHYGERPNLNIHCVKAELLVGLKGSSVGVLVCGPRKMRQEVAKICSFRSPENLQFESISFSW from the exons ATGGGATTAGGAGAAATGAGTAAGGACGTGACTATGAAGGTGACGATTAAGCTCTTAGCGATGGCGATTCTTGGGGGGACTATGGTGATTTGGATCATGATGCCAACTTCTACTTACAAGAAGATCTGGTTAACATCCATGCGTGCCAAGCTCGGCAAAACGACTACTTTCGGGAAACCAG GAGTGAATCTTCTGGTTTATATGTTCCCGATGATTCTGCTGGCTTTTCTCGGATGTATCTACCTTCACTTGAAGAAGAAAACTAGTGTTGACCAATTTCACAG TGTGTTGGAGAGGAAGAAGAGAGACAAGTTCGGTGCATTGAGAAAACCATTGTTAGTGAAGGGACCATTAGGGATAGTGACAGTGACCGAGGTTATGTTCTTGACGATGTTCATGACTCTTCTTCTTTGGAGCTTAACCAATTACTTTTATTATACTTTTGTCACCATCACTCCTCAATCAGCAGCAGTCCACGGAGATAAAAT AAAACTGAAAAGATGGGAAGCAAGACTGGATTCAATATCAGTACGGTTAGGTGTAGCCGGGAACATATGCTTGGCGTTCTTGTTCTACCCGGTGGCTCGCGGCTCGTCGCTGCTGGCTGCAGTTGGGCTAACGTCAGAGTCAAGCATCAAGTACCATATATGGCTCGGCCACTTGGTCATGACCTTAGTCACCAGCCATGGCGTTTGTTACGTTATCTATTGGATATCCACAAATCAAGTCTATCAA ATGTTGGAGTGGGATAGGACGGCTATCTCGAATTTAGCCGGGGAGATAGCTTTAGTGGCCGGACTCCTGATGTGGGCCACCACATTTTCGGCAATAAGAAGGAGAATCTTCGAAGTCTTCTACTACACTCACCACCTCTACATCATCTTCATGCTCTTCTTTGTCTTCCACGTTGGCATCTCTTACTCGTTGATCTCTTTACCCGGTTTCTACATCTTCATCGTCGATCGTTTCTTGAGACTGATCCAGTCGCATAACAATGTCAAGCTAGTCTCTGCTCGTGTCCTTCCTTGTGACACCGTCGAGCTCACTTTCTCCAAAAACCCTA TGCTGATGTACAGCCCGACGAGTATATTGTTCGTGAACATACCGAGTATTTCCAAGCTTCAGTGGCATCCATTTACGATAACTTCTAGTAGTAAACTCGAACCAGAGAAGCTAAGTGTTATGATAAAGGGCCAAGGCAAATGGTCCACTAAGCTTTACCAGATGCTTTCTTCTTCTGATCAGATCGACCGCCTCACTGTTTCCGTTGAAGGACCATACGGCCCTACTTCCACTGACTTCTTACG ACATGACTCTCTAGTTATGGTGAGTGGAGGTAGTGGGATTACACCGTTCATATCCATAATCCGAGACCTAATCTACTTAAGCTCAACTAGCACTTGTCAAATCCCCAAAATGACGCTAATCTGTGCGTTTAAGCACTCCTCTGACCTCTCCATGCTCGACCTAATCTTACCCATCTCCAGTGAGATCTCCTCGTTTTTAGATATACAGATCAAAGCCTTCGTCACCCGAGAGACAGAATCAACTCACAACAAGAACATCATCAAACCTCTCTGTTTCAAACCATATGTCTCAGACAACCCCATCTCACCTATACTTGGACCCAACTCATGGCTCTGTCTCGCCACCATCCTCTCTTCTTCATTCATGATCTTTATTATCATCATCGGAATTATCACGAGATATCACATTTACCCAATTGATCAAGGCTTGAATAAGTACACATCGGCTTATAAATCTATCATCTACCTTCTAGCAATCTCCGTTAGCGTGGTGGCTACGTCTTCAATCGTTGTGTTTTCTAACAAAAAGCAGTACTGTACAAAAAATGACCAAGTTGTCGAAGGTTTGTCTCCATTGGTGACGGAAAGCTCTCCACAACAGTTGCTGTCGCAATCCACCAGCATTCATTACGGAGAAAGGCCTAATCTTAACA TTCATTGTGTGAAAGCAGAGCTTCTAGTAGGTTTAAAAGGTTCGAGCGTGGGAGTTCTTGTGTGTGGTCCGAGGAAGATGAGGCAAGAGGTTGCAAAGATATGCTCATTTCGTTCGCCTGAGAATCTTCAGTTTGAATCTATTAGCTTCAGCTGGTGA
- the LOC106311524 gene encoding probable ferric reduction oxidase 1 isoform X2 — MGLGEMSKDVTMKVTIKLLAMAILGGTMVIWIMMPTSTYKKIWLTSMRAKLGKTTTFGKPGVNLLVYMFPMILLAFLGCIYLHLKKKTSVDQFHSVLERKKRDKFGALRKPLLVKGPLGIVTVTEVMFLTMFMTLLLWSLTNYFYYTFVTITPQSAAVHGDKIKLKRWEARLDSISVRLGVAGNICLAFLFYPVARGSSLLAAVGLTSESSIKYHIWLGHLVMTLVTSHGVCYVIYWISTNQVYQMLEWDRTAISNLAGEIALVAGLLMWATTFSAIRRRIFEVFYYTHHLYIIFMLFFVFHVGISYSLISLPGFYIFIVDRFLRLIQSHNNVKLVSARVLPCDTVELTFSKNPMLMYSPTSILFVNIPSISKLQWHPFTITSSSKLEPEKLSVMIKGQGKWSTKLYQMLSSSDQIDRLTVSVEGPYGPTSTDFLRHDSLVMVSGGSGITPFISIIRDLIYLSSTSTCQIPKMTLICAFKHSSDLSMLDLILPISSEISSFLDIQIKAFVTRETESTHNKNIIKPLCFKPYVSDNPISPILGPNSWLCLATILSSSFMIFIIIIGIITRYHIYPIDQGLNKYTSAYKSIIYLLAISVSVVATSSIVVFSNKKQYCTKNDQVVEGLSPLVTESSPQQLLSQSTSIHYGERPNLNKLLVGLKGSSVGVLVCGPRKMRQEVAKICSFRSPENLQFESISFSW; from the exons ATGGGATTAGGAGAAATGAGTAAGGACGTGACTATGAAGGTGACGATTAAGCTCTTAGCGATGGCGATTCTTGGGGGGACTATGGTGATTTGGATCATGATGCCAACTTCTACTTACAAGAAGATCTGGTTAACATCCATGCGTGCCAAGCTCGGCAAAACGACTACTTTCGGGAAACCAG GAGTGAATCTTCTGGTTTATATGTTCCCGATGATTCTGCTGGCTTTTCTCGGATGTATCTACCTTCACTTGAAGAAGAAAACTAGTGTTGACCAATTTCACAG TGTGTTGGAGAGGAAGAAGAGAGACAAGTTCGGTGCATTGAGAAAACCATTGTTAGTGAAGGGACCATTAGGGATAGTGACAGTGACCGAGGTTATGTTCTTGACGATGTTCATGACTCTTCTTCTTTGGAGCTTAACCAATTACTTTTATTATACTTTTGTCACCATCACTCCTCAATCAGCAGCAGTCCACGGAGATAAAAT AAAACTGAAAAGATGGGAAGCAAGACTGGATTCAATATCAGTACGGTTAGGTGTAGCCGGGAACATATGCTTGGCGTTCTTGTTCTACCCGGTGGCTCGCGGCTCGTCGCTGCTGGCTGCAGTTGGGCTAACGTCAGAGTCAAGCATCAAGTACCATATATGGCTCGGCCACTTGGTCATGACCTTAGTCACCAGCCATGGCGTTTGTTACGTTATCTATTGGATATCCACAAATCAAGTCTATCAA ATGTTGGAGTGGGATAGGACGGCTATCTCGAATTTAGCCGGGGAGATAGCTTTAGTGGCCGGACTCCTGATGTGGGCCACCACATTTTCGGCAATAAGAAGGAGAATCTTCGAAGTCTTCTACTACACTCACCACCTCTACATCATCTTCATGCTCTTCTTTGTCTTCCACGTTGGCATCTCTTACTCGTTGATCTCTTTACCCGGTTTCTACATCTTCATCGTCGATCGTTTCTTGAGACTGATCCAGTCGCATAACAATGTCAAGCTAGTCTCTGCTCGTGTCCTTCCTTGTGACACCGTCGAGCTCACTTTCTCCAAAAACCCTA TGCTGATGTACAGCCCGACGAGTATATTGTTCGTGAACATACCGAGTATTTCCAAGCTTCAGTGGCATCCATTTACGATAACTTCTAGTAGTAAACTCGAACCAGAGAAGCTAAGTGTTATGATAAAGGGCCAAGGCAAATGGTCCACTAAGCTTTACCAGATGCTTTCTTCTTCTGATCAGATCGACCGCCTCACTGTTTCCGTTGAAGGACCATACGGCCCTACTTCCACTGACTTCTTACG ACATGACTCTCTAGTTATGGTGAGTGGAGGTAGTGGGATTACACCGTTCATATCCATAATCCGAGACCTAATCTACTTAAGCTCAACTAGCACTTGTCAAATCCCCAAAATGACGCTAATCTGTGCGTTTAAGCACTCCTCTGACCTCTCCATGCTCGACCTAATCTTACCCATCTCCAGTGAGATCTCCTCGTTTTTAGATATACAGATCAAAGCCTTCGTCACCCGAGAGACAGAATCAACTCACAACAAGAACATCATCAAACCTCTCTGTTTCAAACCATATGTCTCAGACAACCCCATCTCACCTATACTTGGACCCAACTCATGGCTCTGTCTCGCCACCATCCTCTCTTCTTCATTCATGATCTTTATTATCATCATCGGAATTATCACGAGATATCACATTTACCCAATTGATCAAGGCTTGAATAAGTACACATCGGCTTATAAATCTATCATCTACCTTCTAGCAATCTCCGTTAGCGTGGTGGCTACGTCTTCAATCGTTGTGTTTTCTAACAAAAAGCAGTACTGTACAAAAAATGACCAAGTTGTCGAAGGTTTGTCTCCATTGGTGACGGAAAGCTCTCCACAACAGTTGCTGTCGCAATCCACCAGCATTCATTACGGAGAAAGGCCTAATCTTAACA AGCTTCTAGTAGGTTTAAAAGGTTCGAGCGTGGGAGTTCTTGTGTGTGGTCCGAGGAAGATGAGGCAAGAGGTTGCAAAGATATGCTCATTTCGTTCGCCTGAGAATCTTCAGTTTGAATCTATTAGCTTCAGCTGGTGA
- the LOC106311524 gene encoding ferric reduction oxidase 3, mitochondrial-like isoform X3: MFPMILLAFLGCIYLHLKKKTSVDQFHSVLERKKRDKFGALRKPLLVKGPLGIVTVTEVMFLTMFMTLLLWSLTNYFYYTFVTITPQSAAVHGDKIKLKRWEARLDSISVRLGVAGNICLAFLFYPVARGSSLLAAVGLTSESSIKYHIWLGHLVMTLVTSHGVCYVIYWISTNQVYQMLEWDRTAISNLAGEIALVAGLLMWATTFSAIRRRIFEVFYYTHHLYIIFMLFFVFHVGISYSLISLPGFYIFIVDRFLRLIQSHNNVKLVSARVLPCDTVELTFSKNPMLMYSPTSILFVNIPSISKLQWHPFTITSSSKLEPEKLSVMIKGQGKWSTKLYQMLSSSDQIDRLTVSVEGPYGPTSTDFLRHDSLVMVSGGSGITPFISIIRDLIYLSSTSTCQIPKMTLICAFKHSSDLSMLDLILPISSEISSFLDIQIKAFVTRETESTHNKNIIKPLCFKPYVSDNPISPILGPNSWLCLATILSSSFMIFIIIIGIITRYHIYPIDQGLNKYTSAYKSIIYLLAISVSVVATSSIVVFSNKKQYCTKNDQVVEGLSPLVTESSPQQLLSQSTSIHYGERPNLNIHCVKAELLVGLKGSSVGVLVCGPRKMRQEVAKICSFRSPENLQFESISFSW; this comes from the exons ATGTTCCCGATGATTCTGCTGGCTTTTCTCGGATGTATCTACCTTCACTTGAAGAAGAAAACTAGTGTTGACCAATTTCACAG TGTGTTGGAGAGGAAGAAGAGAGACAAGTTCGGTGCATTGAGAAAACCATTGTTAGTGAAGGGACCATTAGGGATAGTGACAGTGACCGAGGTTATGTTCTTGACGATGTTCATGACTCTTCTTCTTTGGAGCTTAACCAATTACTTTTATTATACTTTTGTCACCATCACTCCTCAATCAGCAGCAGTCCACGGAGATAAAAT AAAACTGAAAAGATGGGAAGCAAGACTGGATTCAATATCAGTACGGTTAGGTGTAGCCGGGAACATATGCTTGGCGTTCTTGTTCTACCCGGTGGCTCGCGGCTCGTCGCTGCTGGCTGCAGTTGGGCTAACGTCAGAGTCAAGCATCAAGTACCATATATGGCTCGGCCACTTGGTCATGACCTTAGTCACCAGCCATGGCGTTTGTTACGTTATCTATTGGATATCCACAAATCAAGTCTATCAA ATGTTGGAGTGGGATAGGACGGCTATCTCGAATTTAGCCGGGGAGATAGCTTTAGTGGCCGGACTCCTGATGTGGGCCACCACATTTTCGGCAATAAGAAGGAGAATCTTCGAAGTCTTCTACTACACTCACCACCTCTACATCATCTTCATGCTCTTCTTTGTCTTCCACGTTGGCATCTCTTACTCGTTGATCTCTTTACCCGGTTTCTACATCTTCATCGTCGATCGTTTCTTGAGACTGATCCAGTCGCATAACAATGTCAAGCTAGTCTCTGCTCGTGTCCTTCCTTGTGACACCGTCGAGCTCACTTTCTCCAAAAACCCTA TGCTGATGTACAGCCCGACGAGTATATTGTTCGTGAACATACCGAGTATTTCCAAGCTTCAGTGGCATCCATTTACGATAACTTCTAGTAGTAAACTCGAACCAGAGAAGCTAAGTGTTATGATAAAGGGCCAAGGCAAATGGTCCACTAAGCTTTACCAGATGCTTTCTTCTTCTGATCAGATCGACCGCCTCACTGTTTCCGTTGAAGGACCATACGGCCCTACTTCCACTGACTTCTTACG ACATGACTCTCTAGTTATGGTGAGTGGAGGTAGTGGGATTACACCGTTCATATCCATAATCCGAGACCTAATCTACTTAAGCTCAACTAGCACTTGTCAAATCCCCAAAATGACGCTAATCTGTGCGTTTAAGCACTCCTCTGACCTCTCCATGCTCGACCTAATCTTACCCATCTCCAGTGAGATCTCCTCGTTTTTAGATATACAGATCAAAGCCTTCGTCACCCGAGAGACAGAATCAACTCACAACAAGAACATCATCAAACCTCTCTGTTTCAAACCATATGTCTCAGACAACCCCATCTCACCTATACTTGGACCCAACTCATGGCTCTGTCTCGCCACCATCCTCTCTTCTTCATTCATGATCTTTATTATCATCATCGGAATTATCACGAGATATCACATTTACCCAATTGATCAAGGCTTGAATAAGTACACATCGGCTTATAAATCTATCATCTACCTTCTAGCAATCTCCGTTAGCGTGGTGGCTACGTCTTCAATCGTTGTGTTTTCTAACAAAAAGCAGTACTGTACAAAAAATGACCAAGTTGTCGAAGGTTTGTCTCCATTGGTGACGGAAAGCTCTCCACAACAGTTGCTGTCGCAATCCACCAGCATTCATTACGGAGAAAGGCCTAATCTTAACA TTCATTGTGTGAAAGCAGAGCTTCTAGTAGGTTTAAAAGGTTCGAGCGTGGGAGTTCTTGTGTGTGGTCCGAGGAAGATGAGGCAAGAGGTTGCAAAGATATGCTCATTTCGTTCGCCTGAGAATCTTCAGTTTGAATCTATTAGCTTCAGCTGGTGA
- the LOC106307452 gene encoding ferric reduction oxidase 2, giving the protein MEIVKSNNGGLSPSAGEEFNGMIKGVSKFFMMVVFLGTIMLWIMMPTLTYRNKWLPYMRLKFGASTYFGSSGTTLFMYMFPMVVVACLGCVYLHFKKRKNPHHIVRETNGGVLSALRKPMLVKGPLGIVSATEIMFLAMFVALLLWSFITYLRNNFATITPRSAAAHGESLWQAKLESAALRIGLIGNICLAFLFLPVARGSSLLPAVGLTSESSIKYHIWLGHMVLAIFTVHGLCYVIYWVSMHETSQMLMWDTKDISNLAGEISLVAGLLMWATTFPAIRRRFFEVFFYTHYLYIVFMLFFVLHVGITFSFIALPGFYIFMVDRFLRFLQSRDNIRVLSARILPSHTIELTFSKNPSLVYSPTSILFVNIPSISKLQWHPFTITSSSKLEPEKLSVVIKSEGKWSTKLYQRLSSSDQIDHLAVSVEGPYGPASTDFLRHEALVMVSGGSGITPFISVIRDMIATSQNQKCKIPKITLICAFKNSSEISMLDLVLPLSGLQTQLSSDINIKIEAFITREKEPRSEALTEKIKTLWFKPSLSAQPISSILGPNSWLWLGGTLSSSFLIFLIIIGIITRYYIYPIDHNTNKFYSLTSKNIIYILVICVSIMATSSATMFWNKKNKYGNIENKQVQNVDVPSPTSSPTSCGNNSLREIESSPQESLVQCTNLHYGERPNLTKLLLDVEGSSVGVLVCGPKKMRQNVADICSSGLAKNLHFESISFSW; this is encoded by the exons ATGGAGATCGTCAAAAGCAATAATGGTGGTTTGAGCCCATCTGCGGGAGAAGAGTTTAATGGTATGATTAAGGGAGTGAGTAAGTTCTTCATGATGGTTGTTTTCCTTGGAACTATCATGCTTTGGATCATGATGCCAACACTTACCTATCGCAACAAGTGGCTTCCTTATATGCGTTTAAAGTTTGGAGCATCAACTTATTTTGGTTCCTCAG GGACGACACTTTTCATGTATATGTTCCCAATGGTCGTCGTAGCTTGTTTAGGATGTGTCTATCTTCACTTCAAGAAACGAAAGAATCCACACCATATCGTTAG GGAGACGAATGGAGGAGTGTTGAGTGCACTGAGAAAGCCAATGTTAGTGAAGGGACCATTGGGGATCGTCTCAGCGACTGAGATCATGTTCTTGGCTATGTTTGTGGCTCTTCTTCTTTGGAGCTTTATCACTTACTTGCGCAATAACTTTGCCACTATCACTCCTCGATCAGCCGCCGCACATGGCGAATCTTT GTGGCAAGCCAAGCTGGAGTCAGCGGCCTTAAGGATAGGGCTGATTGGAAACATATGTTTAGCATTTTTGTTCTTACCTGTGGCACGTGGGTCGTCTTTGCTACCGGCGGTGGGACTTACGTCGGAGTCAAGCATCAAATACCATATTTGGCTCGGCCATATGGTCCTAGCCATTTTCACCGTTCATGGTCTATGTTACGTCATCTATTGGGTGTCTATGCATGAAACCTCTCAG ATGCTCATGTGGGATACAAAAGATATCTCGAATTTAGCGGGAGAGATATCACTAGTGGCCGGACTTCTGATGTGGGCCACCACATTTCCGGCGATAAGGAGGAGATTTTTTGAAGTCTTCTTCTACACTCACTATCTCTACATCGTCTTCATGCTTTTCTTCGTCCTCCACGTCGGCATAACATTTTCATTCATCGCTTTACCTGGCTTCTACATCTTCATGGTCGACCGTTTCCTTAGGTTTCTTCAGTCACGTGACAACATCCGTGTCCTCTCTGCTCGGATTCTCCCTTCCCACACAATCGAGCTCACTTTCTCCAAAAACCCTA GTTTGGTTTATAGCCCGACGAGCATATTGTTTGTGAACATACCGAGCATTTCGAAGTTGCAATGGCATCCATTTACGATTACTTCAAGCAGCAAACTCGAACCAGAGAAGCTAAGTGTTGTGATCAAGAGCGAAGGCAAATGGTCAACTAAGCTTTATCAGAGGCTTTCTTCTTCTGATCAGATCGACCACCTCGCTGTTTCTGTCGAGGGTCCTTACGGTCCTGCTTCCACTGATTTCTTAAG GCATGAAGCTCTGGTTATGGTGAGCGGAGGAAGCGGGATAACTCCATTTATCTCGGTCATCCGTGATATGATCGCAACAAGCCAAAACCAAAAATGCAAAATCCCCAAAATCACTCTGATTTGCGCTTTTAAGAACTCCTCAGAAATCTCCATGCTTGATCTTGTCTTGCCATTATCCGGTCTCCAAACACAACTATCATCGGACATAAACATCAAAATCGAAGCCTTCATAACCCGAGAGAAAGAACCAAGAAGCGAAGCTCTCACGGAGAAAATCAAAACTCTATGGTTTAAACCAAGTCTTTCAGCCCAGCCCATCTCATCAATCCTCGGACCAAACTCATGGCTATGGCTCGGCGGAACTCTCTCATCCTCGTTCTTGATCTTCTTGATAATTATCGGTATCATCACTAGGTATTACATTTACCCGATCGACCACAACACCAACAAGTTCTACTCACTGACTTCAAAAAACATCATATACATCTTAGTCATCTGTGTGAGCATCATGGCGACTTCAAGTGCAACTATGTTTTGGAACAAGAAGAACAAGTACGGAAACATCGAAAATAAACAGGTTCAGAACGTCGACGTTCCGTCTCCAACATCTTCTCCGACCTCATGTGGTAACAATTCCTTGAGAGAAATCGAAAGTTCCCCACAAGAATCTCTCGTGCAATGCACCAACCTGCATTACGGAGAAAGACCTAACCTCACGA AACTTCTACTTGACGTGGAAGGTTCGAGTGTAGGAGTTCTTGTGTGTGGTCCAAAGAAGATGAGACAAAATGTTGCTGATATATGTTCCTCTGGTTTGGCTAAGAATCTCCATTTTGAATCTATCAGTTTCAGCTGGTGA
- the LOC106307829 gene encoding probable serine/threonine-protein kinase At1g01540, which yields MSMYDAAFLNTELSKPTSIFGLRLWVVIGILLGSLIVIALFLLSLCLTSRRKNRKPRADFASKEIKEIVQAPAPGEIQVDIGKTEHRVVFSGRVSSGESRGTASASETASFSGSGNVGPEVSHLGWGRWYTLRELEAATNGLCEENVIGEGGYGIVYRGVLTDGTKVAVKNLLNNRGQAEKEFKVEVEVIGRVRHKNLVRLLGYCVEGAYRMLVYDFVDNGNLEQWIHGDVGDVSPLSWDIRINIILGMAKGLAYLHEGLEPKVVHRDIKSSNILLDRQWNAKVSDFGLAKLLGSDSSYVTTRVMGTFGYVAPEYACTGMLNEKSDIYSFGILIMEIITGRNPVDYSLPQGETNLVEWLKTMVGNRRSEEVVDPKIAEPPSSKALKRVLLVALRCVDPDANKRPKMGHIIHMLEAEDSLFRDERRTTRDHGSRDKLETTASESGEGIISIIR from the exons ATGTCGATGTACGATGCTGCTTTCCTCAACACAGAGCTTTCGAAACCGACGTCCATCTTCGGCCTCCGGCTATGGGTCGTTATCGGAATCTTGCTCGGATCTCTAATCGTCATCGCTCTCTTCCTTCTCTCCCTCTGCCTAACCTCTCGCCGCAAAAATCGAAAGCCGAGAGCCGATTTCGCTTCCAAGGAGATAAAAGAGATCGTTCAGGCGCCGGCGCCGGGGGAGATCCAGGTGGATATAGGGAAGACGGAGCACAGAGTGGTGTTCTCAGGTCGGGTGTCGAGTGGAGAGAGTAGAGGAACTGCGAGTGCCAGCGAGACGGCGTCGTTTTCGGGGAGCGGAAACGTTGGACCAGAGGTGTCGCATCTCGGGTGGGGACGGTGGTATACTCTGAGGGAGCTTGAGGCAGCCACGAATGGGCTCTGTGAAGAGAATGTGATCGGAGAAGGTGGCTACGGGATTGTGTATCGTGGGGTTTTGACTGATGGTACTAAAGTCGCCGTCAAGAACTTGCTTAATAACAG AGGACAGGCAGAGAAGGAATTCAAAGTAGAAGTGGAAGTGATTGGTCGTGTACGACACAAGAATCTCGTTAGGCTTTTAGGTTATTGCGTTGAAGGTGCTTACAG GATGCTGGTGTATGACTTTGTGGATAATGGCAATTTGGAGCAATGGATTCACGGTGATGTTGGCGATGTTAGCCCTCTTTCTTGGGATATCCGCATCAACATTATACTCGGGATGGCTAAAGG ATTGGCGTACCTACACGAGGGTCTTGAACCAAAAGTGGTTCATCGGGATATAAAATCGAGCAATATATTGCTTGATCGCCAATGGAATGCTAAGGTTTCGGATTTTGGACTTGCTAAGCTCTTGGGTTCCGACAGCAGTTATGTGACCACCCGTGTCATGGGAACCTTCGG TTATGTAGCACCGGAGTATGCATGCACCGGGATGTTAAACGAGAAGAGTGACATCTATAGCTTTGGAATATTAATCATGGAGATCATCACTGGAAGAAACCCTGTTGATTATAGTCTCCCTCAAGGAGAG ACGAATCTAGTGGAGTGGCTGAAAACAATGGTAGGAAACCGAAGATCAGAAGAAGTAGTTGATCCCAAAATAGCCGAACCACCATCCTCAAAGGCTCTTAAACGTGTGCTGCTCGTTGCTTTGCGTTGTGTGGATCCTGATGCAAACAAGAGACCTAAAATGGGACATATCATACATATGCTTGAAGCTGAAGACTCACTCTTTCGTGAT GAACGCCGTACAACGAGGGACCATGGAAGCCGCGATAAGCTAGAGACAACGGCTAGTGAAAGCGGCGAGGGCATCATCAGCATCATAAGATGA